One region of uncultured Methanolobus sp. genomic DNA includes:
- a CDS encoding tyrosine-type recombinase/integrase, with translation MSEKQTKNNDIYNDEIIKKMLNRPGFVEMIETAAFKKWFKKIFKKSSSTKKNYYESMLRYCNFTGLNPDELIEQMDEDVRNGVLPRDYRIEDYILDYQAHLDEQDYAVNTKINYFSGIPSFYKSHRYTIPEVTWEKRQVTEENFPIPTLEDVRKVLQVCVTRDKAIIIAGISSGLSGDDLLRIRVKQFWDGYNPYTEICTLQLKRGKTDQYFTTCFSPEACRLIIQYLHERDVIPHTTHQNVIRQRLKQKVTDDSYLFIKKKISDKYLVTGNEELRKFEVNGLWKAYRDVNSKAGTSTTANVFNLVRTHNMRKLFKNLIPIEYNQDVVEHMMGHSLGRTKDAYYRDNPEKITEFFMQVYVYLTVQEELNVAASPEFKAIEEKNKELQAYKAQAEQQQKTYVNVVSLVADLQAEIDELKAQAVARSTTPPIPAHMELQPDNKESLEKDIKDLEWHLKQYPSEEGNTMLTKLREKLSSEE, from the coding sequence ATGAGTGAAAAACAGACCAAAAACAACGACATTTATAATGATGAGATTATTAAAAAAATGCTCAATCGTCCGGGTTTCGTTGAGATGATTGAAACTGCTGCCTTCAAGAAATGGTTCAAAAAGATATTCAAAAAAAGTTCCAGTACAAAGAAAAATTACTATGAAAGTATGCTCAGGTATTGTAATTTCACCGGCCTGAACCCTGATGAATTGATTGAGCAGATGGATGAAGATGTCAGAAATGGTGTATTACCACGTGATTACCGGATAGAAGACTATATTCTTGATTATCAGGCACATTTAGACGAGCAGGATTATGCTGTCAATACAAAAATCAATTACTTCTCAGGCATTCCAAGCTTCTACAAATCCCATAGATATACCATTCCTGAAGTGACATGGGAGAAACGACAAGTCACCGAAGAGAACTTCCCAATCCCAACGCTGGAAGATGTCAGGAAAGTATTACAGGTCTGTGTCACACGTGACAAGGCTATCATAATTGCCGGAATCAGTTCAGGTCTTTCTGGAGATGACTTGCTCAGAATCCGTGTGAAACAATTCTGGGACGGTTACAACCCATACACGGAAATCTGCACGCTGCAACTGAAAAGAGGAAAGACTGACCAGTATTTCACAACCTGCTTCTCACCTGAAGCCTGCCGTCTTATCATCCAGTACCTGCATGAAAGGGATGTCATTCCACATACTACACATCAAAACGTAATCAGACAGCGTCTTAAGCAGAAAGTGACTGACGACTCTTACTTATTCATCAAAAAGAAAATAAGTGACAAGTACCTCGTCACTGGAAACGAAGAGCTGCGAAAATTCGAAGTCAACGGACTATGGAAAGCTTACAGGGACGTGAACTCAAAAGCCGGGACAAGTACGACAGCTAACGTTTTCAATCTTGTCAGAACTCACAACATGAGAAAACTGTTCAAAAATCTGATACCGATTGAATACAATCAGGATGTTGTTGAGCACATGATGGGACATTCATTAGGCAGGACCAAGGACGCATACTATAGAGACAACCCGGAAAAAATCACTGAGTTCTTCATGCAAGTATATGTATATTTGACAGTTCAGGAAGAGCTTAATGTCGCAGCGTCACCCGAATTCAAAGCCATAGAAGAGAAAAACAAGGAATTACAAGCATACAAAGCCCAAGCCGAACAGCAGCAGAAGACATATGTGAACGTGGTGTCACTTGTGGCCGACCTACAGGCCGAAATCGATGAACTCAAAGCACAGGCCGTCGCACGCTCCACAACACCACCAATTCCGGCACACATGGAACTTCAGCCCGACAATAAGGAAAGTCTTGAAAAGGATATCAAGGACTTAGAATGGCATCTAAAGCAGTATCCAAGTGAGGAAGGAAACACAATGCTTACAAAATTGCGTGAGAAGTTGTCATCCGAAGAGTGA